Within Thermoanaerobaculia bacterium, the genomic segment CCGCGTGGGCGAGAGCGGGGAGGCGCTCTTCCCGGCGGGTCGCGACGCTCCGGAGCAGCATCGGGAGATTCGCGCCGGTGACGATCTCGACGCGCTCGTCCTTCAGGAACGGAAGCGCGAGATTCGACGGCGTACCGCCGAACATGTCCGTCAGGATCAGCACGCCGGCGCCGCGATCGACGCCGGCGATCGCCGATTCGATCCGGGAGCGGGCGCCGTCCGCCGGCTCGTCCCACCCGAGGCCCACCGCGGCGATGGCCTCGGTCTCCCCCGCGATTTCTCCGGCCGCGCGGACCAGCTCGGACGCGAGCCCGCCGTGCGTCACCACGAGAATCCCGATCATCCCTTTCTCAGCTCCTTTCGGCGTCCCGGTGCCGGACCCGGACGCCGTACTTCTTCCCGCGCAGGGCCTGGGCGAGGCGTTCGACGACGTAGACCGACCGATGGCGCCCGCCCGTGCAGCCCACGCCGATCGAAAGATAGCTCTTGCTCTCCTTCTCGTACCGGGGCAGGAGGTATTCGATGAATTCTAGCAGACGGGAGAGGAACGGCTCGGTCTCCGGGTCCTTCTCGATGTACGCGGCGACCGCGGGATCCTCGCCCGTCTTCGGCTTCAGCTCGGGGACGAAGTGCGGGTTGGCGAGGAAGCGGACGTCGAAGAGGAGATCGAGGTCGTACGGCGCGCCGAATTTGAAGCCGAACGACGTCAGCGAGACGACGAGCCCCGCCGCCTCGTCTCCCGACCGGAACGTCCGCGAGATCAGCGCTCGCAGCTCGTGCACGGTGAGCGTCGAGGTGTCGATCAGGAGATCGGCGAGAGAGCGGACGTCCGAGAGCGTCTCCCGCTCCCGGCGGAGCGCTTCGAGGAGCGACTTCCCTTCGGCCATCGGGTGCGGCCGGCGCGTTTCCGAAAACCGCCGGATGAGCGCGTCCTCGGAGGCGTCGAGGAAGACGAGCTTCGCCGAGGGGACCCGCTCCTTGATGCGCCGCAGCGTCTCGGGAAAGCGCGAGGCGAAATCGGGGTTGCGCACGTCGAGCACGACGCAGATCTTCCGCCGCGGAACGCGCTCGTCGAGCGCCTCGTCGAGGAGCGGGTCGACGAGGGAGAGCGGCAGGTTGTCGACGCAGAAGTACCCGAGGTCCTCGAAGCAGCGCTCGACGTAGCTCTTCCCGGACCCGGAGAGTCCGGTCACGATGACGAGGCTCTCCGGGCCGGCGCTCAACTTCGGGCGCGCTTCTTGGTCGCGCGTGCGTTCCGCGCGATCTCCGCGTCGACGCGCTCCGTGAACTCGCGCGCCGCGTCGTATCCCTGGGTCTTCAGGAGCTCGTTGCGCGCGGCGATCTCGATCAGGATCGCGAGGTTCCGCCCCGACGCCACCGGGAGGCGCATGAGGGGCCGCTTCTCTCCGAGGATCTCGTGGGTCTCCTGCGAGAGCCCGAGCCGGTCGTACTGCTCCCCCGGCTTCCACCGCTCGAGCGTGATGACGAGCTCGACGTCCTGCGAGGCGCGCACGGCGGAGACGCCGAAGAGGTGCTTGATGTTGATGATCCCGATCCCGCGGAGCTCCATGTGATACCGGATCAGGTTCGAGGCGCGGCCGACGAGCCGCCCCGACGGGAGGCGCGAGATCTGCACCGCGTCGTCCGCGACGAGGCGGTGCCCGCGCGTGATCAGATCGAGCGCGCACTCGCTCTTGCCGATGCCCGACTCCCCCGTCAGGAGCACGCCCATTCCGTGCACGTCGACGAGCACGCCGTGGACGGTCTGCTGCGGCGCGAGCGATTCCTCGAGCATCCCCGTGACGCGCTGGATGACGACCGACGTCGTCGCCGGCGAGACGAAGAGCGGCACGTGGCGCCGGCGGCACTCCCGCAGCAGCTCGGGGGGCGGCGTGAGCCCCTTCGTCACGACGAATCCCGCGACCGGAAGCGCCGCGATCGCCGCGAACCGCTGCCGGCGCTCGATCGGCGAGAGCGTCTCGATGTAGTCGAGCTCGCTTTCGCCGAGGATCTGGAGGCGCCCCGGCTTGATGTACGGGAGGAAGCCGGCGATGGCGAGACCCGGTCTCTGGATGCGCCAACCGGTCAGGGGCCGCGCGAGGCCGCGTTCCCCGGCGACGAGCGCCAGCTCGAGGACGGCGAGCGACGGGGCGCGGAGCGCCTCCGTCGTGAGGGTTCGCCCTTCCAGTTCCCTCATACGGAGGCGATCCGGGCTTCCGCGGAACGCAGCGCCTTCGCGACGTCCTCGGGGGAGCCGGCCGTCAGGATCGCGTCGGTCACTCCCGGGGTCTTGACCAGCCGCGAAATCCGGGCGAGCGCCTGGAGATGTCCCGCGGGAGCGTCGGCGGGCGACAGGACGAGGAGCACGAGCCGCACGAGCCGTCCGTCGAGCGCCCGGAAGTCGACGCCTTCGGGAACGACGCCGACCGCGACGAGCACGCCATCGAGTCCCGCGAGCTTGCAGTGCGGGATCGCGAGACCGTTGCCGAGGCCGGTGCAGCCCAGCTTCTCCCGTTCGAGGAGCCGCGCCGTCAGGTCGGCCGCGTCCTTCACGTCTCCCGAAGCTTCCAGCCTCCGCGCCATTTCCGAGAGCGTCCCGGCCATCGACTCCCCGGGCAGATCGAGGTAGATCCTCCGGGCGTCGAAGAGAGACGAAGCGGAGCCGTCCACTACCACTCCGGAGCGATCAGCCCGAAGTTGCCGTCCTTGCGTTTGTAGAGGACCGAGACCCGCTCGGAAGACGCGTCGTGGAACACGATGAACTCGTGCAGCGAATCCTCGAGCTCGAGCGCGGCCTCCTCGGCCGACATCGGTTTGATCGGGATCCGGGTGGTCTTCACGATCCGGCGCTCGGCCGGAGAGGTCAGCGCCTCCGGGGCGATCACGTCGACCGACCATTCCGTGGCGGCCGCGCGCGCGGAGGGCTTCCCCTTGTGCGCCTTGCGGCGGGCCCGCTCCTTCGTCGCCTGGGTCTCGAGCTTGTCGAAGACCGCCGCGACGGCGCCCGTGAGGTCCGTGCTCTCCGCCTTCGCCTGCCAGTTGCGCCGCCGGGAAGTCACGATCACGTCGGCCGTGACCCGGTGCTTCTCGCCGGTCAGGATCAGGCGTCCTTCGACGATCTTTCCGGTGTGCCGCTCGAGCCGCGCGGCGCGCTCCTGGACCCGCGTCTTCTCCCGGGCGGGGATGTCGATGTGCCGGCCCGTGATCTCAATCGGCATGGGGCCCCCTTTGTCTTCCCGGTCAGAACAGCGCCTTGCGCTGGCTGGACGACGCCAGCCTCAGCTCCTCGCGGTACTTCGCGACCGTCCGCCGCGCGATCTGGATCCCTTCGCTTCGGAGCCGCTGCATGAGCTTCGCGTCGGAGAGAGGTTTGCGCGGGTCTTCCTCGGAAATCATCCTGGAGATCTTATTCTTGATCGAAAGCGAAGACACGTCCTCCCCCTCGGAGGAGTCGATCCCCGTGTGGAAGAAGTACTTCATCGGGAGGATGCCGCGCGGCGTCTGCATGTACTTGTTCGACACGACGCGCGAGACGGTCGACTCGTGCATGCCGATGTCGTTGGCGACGTCCCTCAGGACGAGGGGGCGCAGGAACTCGATTCCCTTGTCGAGGAATTCCTTCTGGTGCATGACGATCGACTCGGCGACCTTGTAGATCGTGCGCTGGCGCTGGTCGAGGGACTTGATCAGCCACACCGCCGACCGCATCCGCTCCTTGAGGTACTCCTTCGCGTCCGCCCCGAGGCTCCCGTTCTCGTTGTGGAGCATGCGCCGGTAGGAATTCGAGATCCGGAGCCGCGGGAGACCGTCCTCGTCGAGGATGACGATGTATTCGCCGTCCACCTTGCGGACGACGACGTCGGGCTGGACGTACACGGTGCGGTCGCTCGCGTATCGCCTTCCGGGCTTCGTCTCGAGATTCTTCACGATCGTCAGCACCGTCTGGAGCTCCGTCATCGGGACGTTCAGCTCCTTGGCGAGCGCCGCGAACTGGCGGTTGAGGAAGAGCTTCCAGTGAGTCGTCAGGACCTTGTCCAGGATCTCGTTCTCGATCCCGAGCGTCCGGACCTGCCGGCGCAGGCAGTCGGGGAGGTCGTACGCGCAGATGCCGGGAGGGTCGAAGTTGCGGACGATGTCGAGCGCGGCGTCGACGTCCTCGGCGGTCCAGGAGCCCGCCCGCTCGATCTCCTCCCGGCTCACCTGGAGGTACCCGTCTTCGTCGATGTTTCCGATCAGGAACTTCCCGGCCTCGATCACCGGTCCCCTCGCGGCGCTCATCCCGAGCTGCCAGTTCAGGTACTCGTAGAGGTCCGGCTGCTCGGCGAGCGTGTTCTCGAGCGGGATCTCCTCCCGTTCCTCGAACTGGCGCGGGTTGTAACCCGAGTCCATGTAGTCCTGGAAATACGACTCGTAGTCGATCTCCTCGAAGGCGTCCTTCTGCGGCTCCGCCGTCTCCGCGGGAGCCGGCGTCTCAGGCTCCGGAGTCGTCGCCGCCCCGGGGGCGGTTTCCTCTTCGTCCGCGGCGTCCTCGAGCACCGGGTTCTCGACGACCTCCTGGTTGACCGCCTCGGACAGCTCGAGCCGCGTCATCTGCAGCATCTTGATCGCCTGCTGCAGCGACGGCGTCATGACGAGCCGCTGGGAAAGCTTGAGATTGAGCTTCTGTTCGAGAGCCATCAGATTGCGGTTTTCGAGCTCCTAGGCGAGGGTGAACTCCTCGCCGAGATAGATTTCCTTCACGAGCGCGTCACTCGAAAGAGCAAGAGGCGTGCCCGCCCGTAAAATTCTGCCGTTGTTGATGATATAGGCGCGATCGACGATTTTCAAGGTCTCCCGCACGTTGTGATCCGTGATCAGGATTCCGATCTTCGCGCCCGCGAGCTTGCGGATGATCCGCTGGATGTCGAGGACGGCGATCGGGTCGATCCCCGCGAACGGTTCGTCGAGGAGGAGGAACGACGGAGAGAGGACGAGCGAGCGCGCGATCTCGAGCCGGCGCCTCTCTCCTCCCGAGAGCGCGTAGGCCCGGGACCGCCGGACTTTCCCGAGGCCGAACTCCTCGATGAGCTCGTCGCAGCGCTCGAGACGTTCCGCGTGGGTGAGATCGAGCGTTTCGAGGATCGCGAGCAGATTTTCTTCGGCCGTCATCTTCCGGAAGACGGAGGGCTCCTGCGGAAGGTACGAGACGCCGCGCCGCGCGCGGCGGTACATCGGTTCCGCCGTGATGTCCCGGCCCGTCAGCCAGACGCGTCCCGAATCGGGAGTCGCGAGGCCGACGACGAGATAGAAGGTGGTCGTCTTACCGGCGCCGTTGGGGCCGAGGAGACCGACGATCTCGCCGCTCTCGACCGACACGGAGACGCCGTCGACGACGCGGCGGCCGGAATAGGTCTTGACGAGGTCTTCGGCGCGGAGCGAGGC encodes:
- the lptB gene encoding LPS export ABC transporter ATP-binding protein; translation: MAESSPSIRPTAAETPDRAASLRAEDLVKTYSGRRVVDGVSVSVESGEIVGLLGPNGAGKTTTFYLVVGLATPDSGRVWLTGRDITAEPMYRRARRGVSYLPQEPSVFRKMTAEENLLAILETLDLTHAERLERCDELIEEFGLGKVRRSRAYALSGGERRRLEIARSLVLSPSFLLLDEPFAGIDPIAVLDIQRIIRKLAGAKIGILITDHNVRETLKIVDRAYIINNGRILRAGTPLALSSDALVKEIYLGEEFTLA
- a CDS encoding PTS sugar transporter subunit IIA encodes the protein MDGSASSLFDARRIYLDLPGESMAGTLSEMARRLEASGDVKDAADLTARLLEREKLGCTGLGNGLAIPHCKLAGLDGVLVAVGVVPEGVDFRALDGRLVRLVLLVLSPADAPAGHLQALARISRLVKTPGVTDAILTAGSPEDVAKALRSAEARIASV
- the hprK gene encoding HPr(Ser) kinase/phosphatase; amino-acid sequence: MRELEGRTLTTEALRAPSLAVLELALVAGERGLARPLTGWRIQRPGLAIAGFLPYIKPGRLQILGESELDYIETLSPIERRQRFAAIAALPVAGFVVTKGLTPPPELLRECRRRHVPLFVSPATTSVVIQRVTGMLEESLAPQQTVHGVLVDVHGMGVLLTGESGIGKSECALDLITRGHRLVADDAVQISRLPSGRLVGRASNLIRYHMELRGIGIINIKHLFGVSAVRASQDVELVITLERWKPGEQYDRLGLSQETHEILGEKRPLMRLPVASGRNLAILIEIAARNELLKTQGYDAAREFTERVDAEIARNARATKKRARS
- the raiA gene encoding ribosome-associated translation inhibitor RaiA; this translates as MPIEITGRHIDIPAREKTRVQERAARLERHTGKIVEGRLILTGEKHRVTADVIVTSRRRNWQAKAESTDLTGAVAAVFDKLETQATKERARRKAHKGKPSARAAATEWSVDVIAPEALTSPAERRIVKTTRIPIKPMSAEEAALELEDSLHEFIVFHDASSERVSVLYKRKDGNFGLIAPEW
- the rpoN gene encoding RNA polymerase factor sigma-54 yields the protein MALEQKLNLKLSQRLVMTPSLQQAIKMLQMTRLELSEAVNQEVVENPVLEDAADEEETAPGAATTPEPETPAPAETAEPQKDAFEEIDYESYFQDYMDSGYNPRQFEEREEIPLENTLAEQPDLYEYLNWQLGMSAARGPVIEAGKFLIGNIDEDGYLQVSREEIERAGSWTAEDVDAALDIVRNFDPPGICAYDLPDCLRRQVRTLGIENEILDKVLTTHWKLFLNRQFAALAKELNVPMTELQTVLTIVKNLETKPGRRYASDRTVYVQPDVVVRKVDGEYIVILDEDGLPRLRISNSYRRMLHNENGSLGADAKEYLKERMRSAVWLIKSLDQRQRTIYKVAESIVMHQKEFLDKGIEFLRPLVLRDVANDIGMHESTVSRVVSNKYMQTPRGILPMKYFFHTGIDSSEGEDVSSLSIKNKISRMISEEDPRKPLSDAKLMQRLRSEGIQIARRTVAKYREELRLASSSQRKALF
- a CDS encoding PTS fructose transporter subunit IIA, which encodes MIGILVVTHGGLASELVRAAGEIAGETEAIAAVGLGWDEPADGARSRIESAIAGVDRGAGVLILTDMFGGTPSNLALPFLKDERVEIVTGANLPMLLRSVATRREERLPALAHAVRERGRKSIEVASELLSAATEAPPGIAS
- the rapZ gene encoding RNase adapter RapZ, translated to MSAGPESLVIVTGLSGSGKSYVERCFEDLGYFCVDNLPLSLVDPLLDEALDERVPRRKICVVLDVRNPDFASRFPETLRRIKERVPSAKLVFLDASEDALIRRFSETRRPHPMAEGKSLLEALRRERETLSDVRSLADLLIDTSTLTVHELRALISRTFRSGDEAAGLVVSLTSFGFKFGAPYDLDLLFDVRFLANPHFVPELKPKTGEDPAVAAYIEKDPETEPFLSRLLEFIEYLLPRYEKESKSYLSIGVGCTGGRHRSVYVVERLAQALRGKKYGVRVRHRDAERS